One Natronobacterium texcoconense DNA window includes the following coding sequences:
- the lrp gene encoding HTH-type transcriptional regulator Lrp, giving the protein MTYENLDAKLVNALLGDGRASLRSLAEELDVSVTTVSNHLSDLEDEGVIEGYTPRLDYDAVGYDVTAVIQLQVEGNALPDITDTLRDHRQMTSVYEVTGDYDVIAIGKFKDTDGMNDQIKELLTDPDIKASNTSVVLNAVSENEQFELDIDDT; this is encoded by the coding sequence ATGACGTACGAAAATCTCGACGCGAAACTAGTGAATGCACTCCTCGGTGACGGCCGTGCGAGTCTCCGCAGCCTCGCCGAAGAGCTGGACGTCTCCGTTACTACTGTCTCCAATCATCTCTCCGACCTCGAAGACGAAGGCGTCATCGAGGGGTACACACCGCGGCTGGACTACGACGCGGTCGGCTACGACGTCACCGCCGTCATCCAGTTGCAGGTCGAGGGGAACGCCCTCCCCGACATCACGGACACGCTCCGTGACCACCGCCAGATGACCAGCGTCTACGAGGTCACGGGAGACTACGACGTGATCGCCATCGGCAAATTCAAAGACACCGATGGGATGAACGACCAGATCAAGGAACTGCTCACCGACCCCGACATCAAGGCATCGAACACGAGCGTCGTTCTCAACGCCGTCTCCGAGAACGAACAGTTCGAACTCGATATCGACGACACCTGA
- a CDS encoding ABC transporter ATP-binding protein has protein sequence MSTNDDETPFDAYREDVDRPLIRLFREYAPGRLGYFTAGMVANFVARMASLVPPLLLGVAIDAVFNENPGAFELPLVPDAWLPAEQMAQFWFVIVSIIVAFLVVAVFTWIYGVTANLFAHDVMHTVRVDSFRKMQRLDMSFFDEKQTGEVMAVLNNDTQNLERFLDNALMNSARLIVMVGGITAVLFYLNWQLAVVTLFAVPAMVGFTIWFMRVVEPRYVRQRSAVGRLNTRLENAIAGMGLTKTTSSESYEVGRVRTSSKNLFDRTMDVLKLSYVYRPGMELLAGVAFAATFLVGGLWLATGTAPGPLTGTLSVGDFVVFLMLTQRIVDPLAEVSNIVDQYENAKASSERIFGLMDIPVAIDDPDDPADIEPVRGRVEYENVSFSYADAEGRKTVGDDEEKAFEEPVIEDVSFEAEPGETVALVGPTGAGKSTIIKLLLRLYDVQEGSIRIDGHDIREVALSDLRSAVGYVSQDTFLFDGTIADNIRYGHFDAPDEAVEEAARAAQAHEFITDLEDGYETRVGERGIKLSGGQRQRIALARAVLADPEILILDEATSAVDTKTELLIQQSIDRLTEDRTTFAIAHRLSTVRDADTILVMADGEIVERGNHEKLLEADGRYATLWRAQTGSQRTAVDGGDVFGDE, from the coding sequence GTGAGTACCAACGACGACGAGACGCCGTTCGACGCCTACCGCGAGGACGTCGATCGGCCGTTGATACGATTGTTCCGTGAGTATGCGCCCGGCCGACTGGGGTACTTTACGGCCGGGATGGTCGCGAACTTCGTCGCACGGATGGCGAGTCTCGTGCCACCGCTGTTGCTCGGGGTCGCCATCGACGCAGTGTTCAACGAAAACCCCGGGGCGTTCGAGTTGCCGCTCGTACCCGACGCCTGGCTGCCGGCCGAGCAGATGGCCCAGTTCTGGTTCGTCATCGTCTCGATTATCGTCGCCTTCCTCGTGGTGGCGGTTTTCACCTGGATCTACGGCGTCACCGCCAACTTGTTCGCTCACGACGTGATGCACACCGTCCGGGTCGACTCCTTCCGGAAGATGCAGCGGCTGGACATGTCCTTTTTCGACGAAAAACAGACCGGCGAGGTCATGGCAGTGCTGAACAACGACACCCAGAACTTAGAGCGGTTCCTCGACAACGCGCTCATGAACTCCGCGCGACTGATCGTGATGGTCGGCGGGATCACGGCCGTTCTCTTCTACCTGAACTGGCAACTCGCCGTCGTCACCCTGTTTGCCGTGCCGGCGATGGTCGGGTTTACGATCTGGTTCATGCGCGTCGTCGAACCGCGGTACGTCCGCCAGCGGTCCGCCGTCGGCCGGTTGAACACTCGCCTCGAGAACGCTATCGCCGGAATGGGGCTGACGAAGACGACCTCGAGCGAGTCCTACGAGGTCGGTCGCGTCCGCACGTCCTCGAAGAACCTGTTCGATCGGACGATGGACGTGCTCAAGCTGAGCTACGTCTACCGACCAGGGATGGAGTTGCTCGCCGGCGTCGCCTTCGCCGCGACCTTCCTCGTCGGCGGGCTCTGGCTGGCGACGGGAACCGCGCCGGGGCCGCTCACCGGGACGCTCTCGGTGGGTGACTTCGTCGTCTTCCTCATGCTCACCCAGCGGATCGTCGACCCGCTCGCGGAGGTCTCGAACATCGTCGACCAGTACGAGAACGCGAAGGCCTCGAGCGAGCGCATCTTCGGCCTGATGGACATCCCGGTCGCCATCGACGATCCGGACGATCCAGCCGACATAGAGCCGGTTCGCGGCCGCGTCGAGTACGAGAACGTCTCCTTCAGCTACGCCGACGCGGAGGGACGGAAGACGGTCGGGGACGACGAGGAGAAAGCGTTCGAGGAACCCGTCATCGAGGACGTCTCCTTCGAGGCCGAACCGGGCGAGACCGTCGCGCTCGTCGGTCCGACTGGCGCGGGGAAGTCGACGATCATCAAACTCCTGCTCCGGCTCTACGACGTCCAGGAAGGCTCGATCCGGATCGACGGCCACGACATCCGCGAGGTCGCCCTCTCGGATCTCCGGTCGGCCGTCGGCTACGTGAGCCAGGACACCTTCCTCTTCGACGGCACGATCGCGGACAACATCCGGTACGGCCATTTCGACGCACCCGACGAGGCAGTCGAAGAGGCTGCCAGGGCTGCCCAGGCCCACGAGTTCATCACCGACCTCGAGGACGGCTACGAGACCCGCGTCGGCGAACGCGGGATCAAGCTCTCTGGCGGGCAACGCCAGCGAATTGCGCTCGCACGCGCTGTGCTGGCCGATCCCGAAATTCTGATTCTGGACGAGGCGACCAGCGCGGTCGACACGAAGACGGAACTGCTCATCCAGCAGTCGATCGACCGGCTCACCGAGGATCGGACGACGTTCGCCATCGCCCACCGGCTTTCGACGGTCAGAGACGCCGATACGATCCTTGTAATGGCCGACGGCGAAATCGTCGAACGAGGCAATCACGAGAAGCTACTCGAGGCCGACGGCCGGTACGCGACGCTGTGGCGGGCACAGACGGGATCACAGCGAACAGCAGTAGACGGCGGAGACGTCTTCGGCGACGAGTAA
- the thsB gene encoding thermosome subunit beta has translation MQQGQPMIVMSEDSQRVKDKDAQDYNISAARAVAEAVRSTLGPKGMDKMLVDSMGSVTITNDGVTILEEMDIDNPTAEMIVEVAETQEDEAGDGTTTAVAIAGELLKNAEDLLEQDIHPTAIIKGFHLASEQAREEIDDIATDIDTSDEELLRKTAETSMTGKGAEVNKEHLSQLIVDAVRAVTVENDAGENVVDLEFLNIETQTGRSVDESDLLEGGIVDKDPVHDNMPVEAEDADILLLNDPIEVEETDVDTEVSVTDPDQLQKFLDREEEQLKEKVQQIADLGADVVFCQKGIDDLAQHYLAKEGILAVRRAKKSDLEFLSEVVNAAIVSDLSSASAADLGHGDVTRDEDDGMFYVEGDDAHGVTLLLRGSTDHVVDELERGVNDALDVVAQTVSDGRVLAGGGAIEVELASRLRDYADSVSGREQLAVEAFADSLELVPRVLAENAGLDSIDTLVDLRAAHEDGDVKAGLNVFSSDIEDTFEAGVVEPAHAKEQAVASASEAANLVLKIDDIISAGDLSTDKGDDEQGGAPGGGMGGMGGGMGGMM, from the coding sequence ATGCAGCAGGGTCAGCCGATGATCGTAATGAGCGAGGACTCCCAGCGCGTCAAGGACAAAGACGCGCAGGACTACAACATCTCCGCAGCGCGAGCGGTCGCCGAGGCCGTCCGCTCGACGCTCGGTCCGAAAGGGATGGACAAGATGCTCGTCGACTCGATGGGATCGGTGACGATCACCAACGACGGCGTCACCATCCTCGAAGAGATGGACATCGACAACCCGACGGCCGAGATGATCGTCGAGGTCGCCGAAACCCAGGAAGACGAAGCTGGTGACGGCACCACGACCGCCGTCGCGATCGCCGGCGAACTCCTCAAGAACGCCGAGGACCTCCTCGAGCAGGACATTCACCCAACGGCAATCATCAAGGGCTTCCACCTCGCCAGCGAGCAGGCCCGTGAAGAGATCGACGACATCGCCACCGATATCGACACCAGCGACGAGGAACTCCTGCGCAAGACCGCCGAGACCTCGATGACCGGCAAGGGCGCCGAGGTCAACAAGGAACACCTCTCGCAGCTGATCGTCGACGCCGTCCGCGCCGTCACCGTCGAGAACGACGCCGGCGAAAACGTCGTCGACCTCGAGTTCCTCAACATCGAGACCCAGACCGGCCGTAGCGTCGACGAGTCCGACCTCCTCGAGGGCGGCATCGTCGACAAGGATCCGGTCCACGACAACATGCCCGTCGAGGCCGAAGACGCCGACATTCTCCTGCTGAACGACCCGATCGAGGTCGAGGAGACCGACGTCGACACCGAAGTTTCGGTCACCGACCCCGACCAGCTCCAGAAGTTCCTCGACCGCGAAGAGGAACAGCTCAAAGAGAAGGTCCAGCAGATCGCCGACCTCGGTGCCGACGTCGTCTTCTGCCAGAAGGGCATCGACGACCTCGCCCAGCACTACCTCGCCAAGGAAGGCATCCTCGCCGTCCGCCGCGCCAAGAAGTCCGACCTCGAGTTCCTCTCGGAAGTCGTCAACGCGGCGATCGTCTCCGACCTCTCGAGTGCCTCCGCCGCGGACCTCGGTCACGGCGACGTCACTCGCGACGAGGACGACGGCATGTTCTACGTCGAAGGCGACGATGCCCACGGCGTCACCCTCCTGCTTCGTGGCTCGACCGACCACGTCGTCGACGAACTCGAGCGCGGCGTCAACGACGCACTCGACGTCGTCGCCCAGACCGTCTCCGACGGCCGCGTCCTCGCCGGCGGCGGCGCAATCGAAGTCGAACTCGCCTCCCGGCTCCGTGACTACGCCGACTCCGTCTCCGGCCGCGAACAGCTGGCCGTCGAAGCGTTCGCCGACTCGCTCGAGCTCGTCCCGCGCGTGCTCGCCGAGAACGCCGGCCTCGACTCCATCGACACGCTCGTCGACCTCCGTGCAGCCCACGAAGACGGCGACGTCAAGGCCGGACTGAACGTCTTCTCGAGCGACATCGAGGACACCTTCGAGGCAGGCGTCGTCGAACCGGCCCACGCCAAAGAACAGGCCGTCGCATCCGCCTCCGAAGCCGCCAACCTCGTCCTCAAAATCGACGACATCATCTCCGCCGGTGACCTGTCGACCGACAAGGGCGACGACGAACAAGGCGGCGCGCCCGGTGGCGGCATGGGCGGCATGGGCGGCGGCATGGGCGGCATGATGTAG